The DNA window TTTCATTTCTAGTTTATACAACTGAGAGAAGGAACATTTTGGGGTGTGGAAGAACTCAAATTtggaaaaatgtaatttttttaaacagtAGCTGATCACAAAAGGTGGTTTTTGTCTCAACATCTTCGTTTCCcagtgaggggagagagagagagagagagagagagagagtgtgtgtgggtgtgtgtgtgtgtgggtgtgtgtgtgtgtgtgtcttcatcaGTTAGGACAAATATTCAATCAGATACTCACAGCTTTCTTCCTCTGGTATTCTGTTAAAATAGTATCAATACGCTCCCTCTCCTGTAACAACATGATTGTTGGGTTAGTGGGCATGGATCcatcacacgtgtgtgtgtgtgtgtgtgtgtgtgtgtgtgtgtgtgtgtgtgtgtcagatcgTACCAGTTGGCTGGAGGGCCGGGAGGGGAGGTTGTGGATCATTTCATCCATCTCCTGGAACCTCCGGGCCATGGCCTGGACCTCGGCGTGCAGCTCCAGGTACTCTGCGTACTGGTCGTTGAACACGGCCCTGTACTggtcccgctcctcctccgtgTGGATGCTGGGGTATTTCCTGTGGAGCCACGGAAGGACGTCCATGAAAGCATACACAGAGAGGCTGAACATATGATGGGTACATGCAGCCCAGATGGAGCCAGCAGCCTTTGCAGTGctctgcatgtgcacgtgcacgtgcacggttTGGGCTGCTCAGGGCGCTCCTGGCTGCACTGGTGCGCAGCCGCGACCCTCCCCAGCACAACAAGAGCAATAAGTTTAGTTCCAGGCTGCTCATGATTACAGGCTGGACCACAGGTATCCAACAGTGGCTCATCTGGCAGTGTTGTAATGTGTTGTagacagggacacagggacaagGAGACGCAGGGACAAGGAGACgcagggacacagaggagaggacaaaaagagacacggagacagagacacagggacaaggagacacagggacacgAAGATGCAGGGACACGAAGAtgcagggacacagaggagaggacaaaaagagacactgagacagagacacagggacacggAGCcacagagacaaggagacacATGGACACGAAGAcacagagacaaggagacacTGAGACATAGGGACACGAAGACGCAGGGACACAAAGATGCAGGGacacagagaagaggagaaaaagagacactgagacagagacacagggacacggAGCcacagagacaaggagacacATGGACACgaagacacagagacactgagACACAGGGACAAGGAGACGCAGGGACAAGGAGACGCAGGGACAAGGAGACgcagggacacagaggagaggacaaaaagagacacggagacagagacacagggacaagGAGACACATGGACACgaagacacagagacactgagacatAGGGACACGAAGACGCAGGGACACGAAGATGCAGGgacacagaagaggaggaaaaagagacacggagacagaaacacagggacacagagacaagaggacacagagacaaagagataCAGGGACACAAAGACACGGAAACGAGGAGACACAGAGGCACAGGGACGCGGAGACCATAAATAATGGTCATGTGACAACGAATGGTAAGCTACATTCACAGTATGTGATAATAATAAAGAAGGCTTCACGATGACCCTTGACCTGGAGCATGTGTTCCAGTCTAGATAACGGGAGGGAGTGGGAGTCTGTCTGGCTCAGACAACACTGtcaggagacagcagcagctgtggacgGGCTGGGACACGTCCAGCTGGGCCTCACTCATGGACGTGTGTGGTAGAAGCTCCAGCTGACTGGGAAGCAGCGCTGTGAGCAGGACCGGTTCAGAacccagtgttagggttagggttaggttcacCTCAGGCCCCTGGACCACCTGTCCCCACAGCTGTCCACATGTATGACAACAACACAGAGCCCAACAGCTTTTTTGTCTGTTGCTTTCCTGCCACCGGCAGAGCGAGACACAGGCGCATCACACTGCACAGACACAACCACATCCAGCTGAGCACTTGCTTGGTTGGACATTGTCAAATGGGATGTCCATTTTCTTCTACTGCTCCGGATTCCTTCATTTAGCCTCTGTTCCTCTGTTATGTTCTGGTGTTTGCTGTGAAGGTTCTAGGGGTACTCACGCTACATAGTCCGCTATGACCACAGGTTTGGGGATGTGTCCGGCTGGTATGTGCCCTTTGAGGATCTCCGGCTCCATCTTGATCAGAGAAGCAGCGTTGGGAGTATCCATGATGTCTGGCTGGATGGTGGGGAGCGGAGTGGCCTCGGAGGTTCTGGATGATGGACCCAGCTGCAACACAGTAACAGTCACAGCAGTAGTTTGGATCAACTCCTAAACGTCATGTCTGCCAGAATTCTTGGAAATATTCCAGAAACTCACGATGGACAAGGGGACAGACGACCCAGTGGTTTTCATCTAAATACATGGAGAGGGGAAAAGATTCATGAGACATTCACAGTCCAAAGAGACATTTGAATTAAACcccacagaaccagaaccctaACCTGAACATTTTCACGATTTCCACTGAACTACCTTCCTATAAAGGTCCAGTTTGAGACAGTTGCGACCCCCAGCCATTATTTACCCCTTCACTCCTCCCCATAGGACCTCGTCTTTAATCAAGCCCCATGTGAACTGGAATCACCCAGAGATGATCCCTCTCCTGCCGCTGGCTTTTTGGGGCATGATAGAACTGTTTCGATCAATATGCTGGACTCTTGTTACGCAGGTGCATTCCACAGGATATGGGACGTAACCTGTCCTGTCCCACAGGTCCctacaggtgtgtttgtgtgctggtaCCCAGCGAAAAGCTAGATGTGATATTAACTCAAAAGGAGTTCTCATCAAACTCAAGGTGATTGGTAGAGTTGAAGGATTGCATGTGCTgaagcaggtgtgtgtcagaCCTCATGTTCCTGCCCTTCTCTCCTCATCCTGGACGCTTCGTGTCTCCACAGCTTCAAACACACTCCGGAGCTGATGAAGTAGAGCACCatagtgaggaagatgaagacaatGGCTGCTGTCTGGCCAGCTTCAGTGCGACAGAATGCACCGTTAATTCCGTTGTTGAAGACGGGGACGTTGCACAGTCCACCTCGAGTGGTGTCCCTCACATATACAATCCCTGCTGCCAAATAAAGCACTGCCAGCACCAGGTTGATGGAACATTCTGTAAGTGGCCACCAGGAAGAGTCCAGAAGGATGGCTCGATAATATATGGTCATGCCCAGAACAACCAGGATGACCGTTACTATCCATGCAAGACCTGCCACCACCAGGACAAAAGGAGTTTTGGGACCCGTGTAGTGGTAGCCTCCTCCACCAAGTCCTCCAAGTCCCCCGAACAACTGCGGCTGGGAGTATCCATACATGTTGAACCACTCATTGTCCTTGTGAACATAAGCACAGACACaggcaaacacagcagctcccagcagcagctcaacgCAGCCCAGGATCCTCAGAAGGCCGGCCCAGGACTTCATGTAGGCATAGCGCTGGTGAtactcctccaccctctcctggtaggTGAgtgcagagagggtggtgggcACTGCAGACGCCGAGTCGAGGGCTTCAGCACCCAGCAACAGCTGGTCGCGTTCCTTCTCAGAGTTATAGCTGCCCCCAGAGCCACCATACGGGTCCCGATAGGAcccagggagagagggagatggaggggcAGAGTGGGGAGGAGAGCAGGGAACTCCTTCTGTAGTTTGGCCATTGGAACTCTTCCTGCATGAGGAAGTGGGGGATGGTGGTGGAGAGGGAACGGACCGACCCTTGCTACCACGACTACCACTGTTGCCACGGAAAAAGTTTTTGACAGAGTCGGGGATGAAACGGTGCACGGGTTTGATGTCCATTGCATCGCAGTCTTTTTCCATGGGCTCATCATCCATAGGAGGGTAAAAGGCCTCGGGTCCAACTGCTGGCTGCACGggcagaggaggtgggggcagaGGATCTAAGCTTACAGCAGGCCCTGTGAGAGGCAAGGGTGCTGGCGGTGGAGGAACATCCCAGTTGCGGGATAAAGAGTCCACAGGGACCTGGTCGTAATGGGGAAATTCCTCACCCGATCGAACCTGGTGACAGAACTAACCCCTCCTGAAGACATCCCCGACACTGCTCTGGATCTCCCGCTTCTTAGAGTCAATGGTGGATGGGGAAGTTGGAGATCTAGAAAAAAGAATACAGCAAGTTCTCAGAAACGGGCAGTAAGATACCGAGACGGTGATTCCAAATATCAGCCGGATGGTGGAAGCAGACTTGGTTGGTTTGGATGAAGCTCCTCAACAGCAAGATGGCTGAGGTGGTAAATCTTGTCCATCATTGTGAGGAACATTTGAGTTTCATGAGAGTTAATAGAAATTCATTCATCCTCACACTCTCAGCTGCCTTTCTGTTCTGTCTCCTCCAAATATTCCGGAGAAATTGATCTAGAGCTGAGATAATGAGCAGGGGTGTAGATCATTTTATACACCACCACACTGGAAATGAACAGTGGTGGAGGCTCActttcagcttttctttcacCCAAAGGCTCCTTTTTTAAACCCTTTCAGAAAGCAGCATCTTCTCAGAAGTCCTCACCGGTGAGACAAACCAGTGTGGCGGTGCCTCAACAACACGGTCCCGTCAGTCGTGGGGATAAACCTGCAGCTCGCCCCACTATCCTGAGGAAGTAGGTGGCCTTTCTGACTATTTACCATGATTTTAATTCTTAAGCTGCAGGGAGAGGCGCCTCGCTGCCATCCCACTCTAGAAGACCTCCACATTCCCAATGTTACCAGTATCACTCCATTTAAATGTTAACAACCCGAAATCAATGTTGCTCAACTGTAGACTGAAActaaaaaccagcagcagcagcaatgaggTGACAGGAACCACCCAGTCTGAGCTGAAACCATCAGAAAACGAGCTGAttgtggagagagaaagagatctGTGGACCGTAAAACTACCTTCACGGGCTTCTGCGCGTCTTCTGGGGCCCCGACGGACGTGGTTCCTTGAGCCGTGCAGCACTGTTCAGGTTCGTCTGGGAACTGGAGGCTTCATCAGAGGCAGAACTGGTCCCAGATCACAACTCACCTGGCCAGTCTGACCAGCTCCGCGGTGCGTTCACGGCCTCCTCTGAATCCAGACGAAGGCGTTACAATGGTTCCCAGTCACCTGACGTCTGTCGGCTCCGCTCTCACATTCCGCACAGCTCCTGATTCGCACCAGAATATCTCCTATCTCTGTCTAAATCACTATTAATATTATAATCACTATTGACTAGATGGGACCCACAAAAGTCGACGTCTGTCCTGATGGTTGTTGCTACCTTGAACCGGCCCGACGGAACCGCAGACGTTCCTGGAAATAGTGGGGAATTCTTTTAATTGATGTCATTTAACCTTTATTGGTCCAGATAAAATCTTTAAGAATAAATGTCCATTTCCAAGAGGCCCCAGCAAAACTTAccgtttaatttttaattttattttttttgtcaagcACTTAGCAACCCTTTAATCTTCGTTATCACGGAGTGAAACAGGTCTCCGTCTAGCAGTAAAGAGTCCTTTAGAGGTTTAGAGATCAGAGTAATGAAGGGAGCTTTCATTGTTACTGCTAATATACTTGATGTAAACAGTGAGAAAAatcttaatttatttaatttcaataAATCAAATGTCAAACTGTGGTCCCCCAGATCCTTGTTGAGCTTTAGCCTTTAATAGCATCTTCAATATCTGCCACTGTAATGGCTCCTCACGGTTCGTTATTACTAATGCTCGTAAAATCGACCAAAGAATTTATTCTTGTGGACTATTTCACATGAATGTTCCAGGTGATGACTACACCTGAGCAAAGATTAGTTAACCAATTAAAACTCGGAGGACTTTTCTCCAGCTTAACCGGAGTTTTGGTTCAGCCCGCCCACAACACGACGCTCGCGCCGCGCGCGGCTCAGATTTCCCTCTTCCGGGTTTGACACTACCCGTCGACCAATGGCAGGCCGAGATTGACTTCCGCGTCTTAGGACTTGTcaagctgtgattggctgaaacCGCCAGTAACGATACCGTCTGTGTTCCCCGATCATCGGTTCCGAGAACAGACTCAAAGATGGAGATGGGTCGCGCTGTCCGCATGCTGCTGAACTCGGTGCTggtttctgctggttctgctggttctgtgcTCGGACTGTGAGGCCAGAGACTCGGACCTCAGCTATGTTACCTGCGGTTCTCTGGTCAAGCTGCTCAACACCAAACACCACGTCCGGCTGCATTCCCACGATGTCAAATACGGCTCAGGTAGGAACCCTCCAGCACCCTCTTGACACGTTCACGGGGCTTTAAACGGACCGAACCGGACCTGGGTCAGTGTGCACCGCTGGATTTAAGTGTCACCGCTTGTGGAAGCATCCCTTCATCTGTCTGGAGTCAGAACCTGGGACCACACCTGCAGAATCATTTCTGGTGCTTGATGTTGTGAAACAGACTGAAaccaaatgaatgaatgaatgaattaacaCACAGGGATGAGACGGTTCGGCTCTGTTGGCCTGTAAATGTGTAGTGTAACTTAAACGGTACCTGCACGTACAAGTCATCATTGCAAGGGTTGCCCTGACCGGACCTGGTACCAGCACATAATGATGAGCCTTGACCCGGCGGGCTCACTGGGTTTGGGCACCAATACACAAATATGGACTCCAGCCATGCTAACAGCTAATATAGCTTACCTTACCATTtctaatgtgcgtgtgtgtgtgtgcgtgtgtgtgtgtgtgtgcgcgcgtgtgtgtgtgcctctgtgtgtgtgtgtgtgcgtgtgcgtgtgtgtgtgtaggcagcGGACAGCAGTCTGTAACGGGGGTGGACAACGCTGACGATGCCAACAGCTACTGGCAGATCCGTGGGAAGCCCGAGCGCCCGTGTCAGCGGGGCGTGGCCATCAGGTGTGGTCAGGCCATCCGCATCACACACATGAAGACCGGTCggaacctccacacacaccacttcAGCTCGCCGCTGTCCAACAACCAGGTCAGTCGCCCGTCCGCTGcgctggacaggaagtgtttcGGGCCGTGCTGaccccatcctgcccccccccccgtgtcatCCACAGGAGGTCAGCGCCTTCGGAGAGAACGGCGAGGGTGACGACCTGGACGTTTGGACCGTCCAGTGCGACAGCGACTACTGGGAGCGCGAGGAGGCCGTGCGCTTCAAACACGTGGGCACGGACGTCTACCTGAGCGTGACGGGCGAGCAGTACAACCACCCCATCCGGGGCCAGCGGGAGATTCACGGCATGAGGTCGGCCAACCAGCACAACTGGTGGCGCTCCATGGAGGGCGTGTTTATCCAGCCCAGCCAGGATCCAGTGGGCCACGACGAGCTCTGACCGCCACTCAGGGCcgtggacggggggggggggggggggggggggtcctggtggACTGGTGGACTGGTTACAGGTGAAGGATTCTTCAGTGGGGAGCGCCGAGGTTCGTCTGAGACGAGCAGCTTCTTCACTGGTGTCAGGAAAAACCTGTGTTAGATCCCTGCTCAGCCGGGGGGGCTCAGCCCCAGTGGTGACTGAATGGGCCGGTCTAATTAAGCAGGTTGTTCTTGATGCAGTGTggaattaaaactgtttttgggtgggggggggctctttctGTCAGAATAAACTGAATAAACAACTAGACTGCCCTCAGGACGCCACCCCATGATTtcaaaaagggatttaaaagTGAAGCGAATGAGGGGAAAACACTTGATTAGGTCCGATTAAATGTGAAATCCTGTTtccaaaggttttgttttttttacatcaagCTGATTTTACAGGGACTCGTTCACCAAGAATGTCGCCTGTTTCTTTAAAAGGCATTTTCTTTCAATGTTAAGCTTTTATTTGCCCTCAGCTCATCATGCTTTGTTGTGGAGGTTATTTATGCCCACATTTGTAACTTAGAAAATGTTTTGCTGTAATCCTTAAAGccccaaggggggggggggtcctggtggACTGGTGGACTGGTTACAGGTGAAGGATTCTTCAGTGGGGAGCGCCGAGGTTCGTCTGAGACGAGCAGCTTCTTCACTGGTGTCAGGAAAAACCTGTGTTAGATCCCTGCTCAGCCGGGGGGGGCTCAGCCCCAGTGGTGACTGAATGGGCCGGTCTAATTAAGCAGGTTGTTCTTGATGCAGTGTggaattaaaactgtttttggggtggggggggggctctttctGTCAGAATAAACTGAATAAACAACTAGACTGCCCTCAGGACGCCACCCCATGATTtcaaaaagggatttaaaagTGAAGCGAATGAGGGGAAAACACTTGATTAGGTCCGATTAAATGTGAAATCCTGTTtccaaaggttttgttttttttacatcaagCTGATTTTACAGGGACTCGTTCACCAAGAATGTCGCCTGTTTCTTTAAAAGGCATTTTCTTTCAATGTTAAGCTTTTATTTGCCCTCAGCTCATCATGCTTTGTTGTGGAGGTTATTTATGCCCACATTTGTAACTTAGAAAATGTTTTGCTGTAATCCTTAAAGCCCCAAGCGCTTATTGTTCAGCTGTAACGTCACAGGGGCTGACGTCATGAACTACCCAGGGGGTGCAGTTCGCTCtgtgtccagcagggggagctcaCCGCCTCCATCAGCCTCCTCATCGTCGCAAGCGCGTGCTTCATCTCAGCCTCGAGCCAGCAGGACCGACAGGAGGCGCCTGCTTCCGGGTCACAGACGCAGGTGTGATCACGTGGTCAGAAGAGGCTCTCAACTGGGGGGGGTGACGCAGACAGAGGTGTGCAGTGGCACACCTGTGGATGATTGTGGTGTCTACAGGTGTGTTCTGGTGTGTTGGGTTAAATGAAGCAGTtacaacagaagaagagtctGATTGCCTTTGATCACCCACTgctctattatagaatgtgaggcacaactaacacatttattatagaatgtgaggcacaactaacagtctattatagaatgtgaggcaaaactaacagtctattatagaatgtgaggcaaaactaacacatctattatagaatgtgaggcacaactaacacatttattatagaatgtgaggcacaactaacagtctattatagaatgtgaggcaaaactaacagtctattatagaatgtgaggcaaaactaacacatctattatagaatgtgaggcacaactaacagtctattatagaatg is part of the Takifugu rubripes chromosome 21, fTakRub1.2, whole genome shotgun sequence genome and encodes:
- the LOC101069697 gene encoding stromal cell-derived factor 2-like protein 1, whose product is FLLVLLVLCSDCEARDSDLSYVTCGSLVKLLNTKHHVRLHSHDVKYGSGSGQQSVTGVDNADDANSYWQIRGKPERPCQRGVAIRCGQAIRITHMKTGRNLHTHHFSSPLSNNQEVSAFGENGEGDDLDVWTVQCDSDYWEREEAVRFKHVGTDVYLSVTGEQYNHPIRGQREIHGMRSANQHNWWRSMEGVFIQPSQDPVGHDEL